Proteins co-encoded in one Megalops cyprinoides isolate fMegCyp1 chromosome 1, fMegCyp1.pri, whole genome shotgun sequence genomic window:
- the cd37 gene encoding leukocyte antigen CD37 produces the protein MTSQGCLSLIKYCLFLFNLLFFCLGMLLLSLGLWILFDETSFFLPPPSSMSLPLLSYFLAIGGTVTMAVGFFGCLGALKEVKCMLGMYFFLLTILLASQIVGGVLFFTQKTAFEDRLKEHVIQIITSFGKNESNLYNFEKTLEYIQREIHCCGWSGPDDWVNHGVNKPPSCYQPVNITVYHNHSLSSIPEMRTGMNRHELPHSSSNYTSSIYEQGCKVVFKKWLQENMLVIFGILLAVVLVELCGMTLSMCLYRQITLDYNMLTRYS, from the exons ATGACTTCCCAGGGCTGCCTCAGTCTCATCAAATactgcctgttcctgttcaaCCTACTATTTTTT TGTCTTGGAatgctcctgctctctcttgGATTGTGGATTTTGTTTGATGAAACGAGCTTCTTCC TCCCACCTCCCTCCTCAATGTCACTCCCTCTACTGTCTTATTTTCTGGCCATTGGGGGCACCGTCACTATGGCTGTGGGCTTTTTTGGATGTCTGGGCGCACTGAAGGAAGtcaagtgcatgctgggaatg TATTTCTTCCTGCTCACCATCCTGCTGGCTTCTCAAATTGTGGGAGGAGTTCTGTTCTTCACACAGAAGACTGCG TTCGAGGACAGGTTAAAAGAACATGTGATTCAGATCATCACATCATTCGGAAAGAATGAATCCAACCTTTACAATTTTGAGAAGACTCTGGAGTATATACAGAGAGAG ATTCACTGCTGTGGATGGAGTgggccagacgactgggtcaaTCATGGAGTTAATAAACCTCCCAGCTGTTACCAGCCAGTCAATATCACAGTGTATCATAATCACTCTCTAAGTAGCATCCCTGAAATGAGAACAGGCATGAACAGACACGAGCTGCCCCACTCCTCATCAAACTACACCTCCTCCATTTATGAACAA GGTTGCAAAGTTGTTTTCAAGAAGTGGCTGCAAGAAAACATGCTTgtcatttttggcattttactTGCTGTGGTGCTGGTGGAG